From Phycodurus eques isolate BA_2022a chromosome 20, UOR_Pequ_1.1, whole genome shotgun sequence, a single genomic window includes:
- the smarcc1b gene encoding SWI/SNF complex subunit SMARCC1b → MSGGTNLEFPGTSQTSSGFAAHRKKDSSPSAWFWESPDTLAQLEIVRQWIGKHYKKCVLVDAPSCQALAAVTLQLLQFQEDAFGRRVPNPARNKLPTQCFMDLRPGAGLCHILGSAYKFKVEQGWRRFDLQNPSRTERNVEMFDVIERTLLQHSCMSHPVVYLDPSLDQELASRISGVVTKHQGTLSVGRDLASHHIYPFPSSTDEDEWIRPVMRKQSHILVHWGMHPDSYDTWLPSNDIDGDVEDPPHPEKPWRVHAGYVLDTDVFNEWMNEEDYCVNEGNVSLILRQRIQLREEQDTKSTPFKKRRRSPSPLSSEARKKGKKGRRRGQQEEEPEEDLTKDMEDPTPVPNMEEIVLPKIVNFKKDSENTPVKGGIMADLDDQEDDFPGRDDEEGRVEIPRLLEGEDNITEQTHHIIIPSYTSWFNNNSIHSIEKRALPEFFNGKNKSKSPEVYLAYRNFMIDTYRLNPQEYLSSTSCRRNLTGDVCSIMRVHAFLEQWGLINYQVDAESRPLPMGPPPTPHFNVLADTPSGLAPLQHKPLQVTASQHMLCFPEKSREKPSDCQNFGLRMDVYAKKHPKTKGACAGREWTEQETLLLLEALEVYRDDWNKVSEHVGSRTQDDCILHFLRLPIEDPYLEDSSASLGPLAYQPVPFSQSENPVMSTVAFLASVVDPRVASAAAKAALEEFSQVQEESLNGITCNQLKLTDSMDASEMQINTSSHQVAVNADGLLVESIVPKVEGEILKRENADESERIHIGTGNEDDGMQRQEGEGDEGRAVMELDLVESTVTTAAAAALASAATKAKHLAAVEERKIKSLVALLVETQMKKLEIKLRHFEELETIMDREKEALEQQRQQLLAERQTFHTEQLKQAELKLQQQSQPGFPTQHSGQSMTNQIAPSGGQMQAMAPRHTGAPNGMYPSSQPEGMTAAQPGLPASSHS, encoded by the exons ATGTCCGGAGGAACGAACCTTGAGTTTCCCGGGACAAGTCAGACCAGCTCCGGGTTCGCCGCGCATCGCAAAAAAGACAGCAGTCCGTCAGCCTGGTTCTGGGAGAGTCCTGACACTTTAGCTCAGCTGGAGATAGTGCGCCAGTGGATCGGGAAGCACTACAAAAAG TGTGTGTTGGTGGATGCTCCATCATGTCAGGCACTGGCTGCTGTGACGCTGCAACTCCTCCAGTTTCAAGAGGATGCTTTTGGCAGACGAGTTCCAAATCCTGCCCGCAACAAACTACCC ACGCAGTGTTTCATGGACCTGCGGCCAGGGGCTGGACTCTGTCACATTCTCGGTTCTGCTTACAAGTTCAAAGTTGAGCAAGGCTG GCGAAGATTTGACTTGCAAAATCCATCAAGGACTGAAAggaatgttgaaatgtttgatgTGATTGAAAGAACATTATTACAG CACAGCTGTATGTCACATCCGGTGGTTTATCTGGACCCTTCACTGGATCAGGAGCTGGCTAGCAGAATTAGTGGTGTCGTTACAAAGCACCAG GGTACACTTAGTGTGGGCAGAGACCTGGCCAGTCACCACATATATCCATTCCCCTCATCCACAGACGAAG ATGAATGGATTCGGCCTGTCATGCGAAAACAAAGCCATATCCTGGTACATTGGGGCATGCACCCTGACAG TTATGACACCTGGTTGCCCTCAAATGATATCGATGGAGATGTTGAGGACCCCCCTCATCCAGAGAAACCGTGGAGG GTCCACGCTGGCTATGTTCTGGACACAGATGTTTTCAATGAGTGGATGAACGAGGAAGACTATTGTGTGAATGAAGGGAACGTGTCTCTTATTCTTCGACAGCGCATACAACTACGAGAAGAACAG GACACTAAGTCCACTCCCTTCAAAAAGAGAAGACGCTCTCCATCTCCCCTGTCCTCTGAAGCTaggaagaaaggaaagaaggg GAGGCGACGTGGACAGCAGGAGGAAGAGCCAGAGGAGGACTTGACCAAAGATATGGAGGACCCCACTCCTGTTCCTAACATGGAGGAGATTGTATTACCCAAGATTG TCAACTTCAAAAAAGACAGTGAGAATACGCCTGTCAAAGGTGGTATCATGGCTGACCTGG ATGACCAGGAAGACGATTTTCCGGGAAGG GATGATGAGGAGGGAAGAGTGGAGATTCCTCGCCTATTAGAGGGAGAGGACAACATCACTGAACAAACCCATCACATCATAATACCAAGTTACACATCTTGGTTCAATAACAACAG CATCCACTCAATCGAGAAACGCGCCCTCCCTGAATTCTTCAATGGAAAGAACAAGTCAAAATCACCCGAAGT CTACCTGGCCTACCGTAATTTCATGATTGACACGTATCGGCTCAACCCCCAAGAATACCTCAGTTCAACATCCTGCAGGCGGAATCTTACTGGAGATGTTTGTTCCATCATGAG GGTGCATGCGTTTTTGGAGCAGTGGGGTTTGATTAACTACCAGGTGGACGCAGAGAGCAGACCGCTCCCCATGGGACCCCCACCCACTCCTCATTTCAATGTTTTAGCAGACACACCCAGTGGGCTGGCCCCCTTACAACACAAACCACTGCAG GTGACAGCATCGCAGCACATGTTGTGCTTCCCTGAAAAGAGCCGAGAGAAGCCTTCAGATTGCCAGAATTTCGGCTTGCGCATGGATGTTTATGCCAAGAAACACCCAAAG ACAAAGGGAGCTTGTGCAGGACGGGAATGGACAGAGCAAGAGACGCTTTTGTTATTAGAG GCCTTGGAGGTCTATAGAGATGACTGGAATAAAGTATCTGAGCATGTGGGCTCCAGAACGCAGGATGACTGCATCCTCCACTTCCTCCGTCTACCCATAGAAGACCCGTATCTCGAGGATTCGTCCGCCTCCCTCGGCCCGCTGGCATACCAGCCTGTGCCCTTCAGCCAATCCGAAAACCCTGTGATGAGCACTGTGGCCTTCCTGGCCTCGGTCGTGGATCCACGGGTCGCGTCAGCCGCTGCGAAGGCTGCACTGG AGGAATTTTCACAAGTCCAGGAAGAGTCTTTAAATGGAATAACCTGCAACCAGCTGAAACTAACCG ACTCAATGGATGCTTCAGAAATGCAGATAAACACCAGTTCCCATCAG GTTGCTGTCAATGCTGATGGGCTCCTGGTTGAATCAATAGTGCCAAAAGTGGAAGGAGAAATCCTCAAAAGAGAGAATGCAGATGAAAGCGAAAGGATTCATATCG GCACAGGTAATGAGGACGATGGCATGCAGCGTCAGGAGGGAGAAGGAGATGAGGGGAGAGCAGTGATGGAGCTAGATCTTGTAGAGAGCACTGTTACCACGGCAGCAGCAGCTGCTTTGGCCTCTGCTGCGACAAAAGCCAAG CATTTGGCAGCAGTGGAGGAGAGAAAGATCAAGTCTCTGGTTGCTTTGCTGGTGGAGACTCAAATGAAGAAGCTTGAGATCAAATTGAGGCACTTTGAAGAGCTGGAGACCATCATGGACCGTGAGAAAGAGGCT TTGGAGCAGCAGCGGCAACAGCTTCTTGCAGAGAGGCAGACCTTCCATACGGAGCAGCTCAAACAGGCAGAGTTGAAGCTTCAGCAGCAGAGCCAGCCAGGCTTCCCAACGCAGCATTCAG GTCAGTCCATGACCAACCAGATCGCTCCCAGCGGAGGACAAATGCAGGCGATGGCCCCCCGCCACACCGGAGCACCCAATGGCATGT ATCCGTCCTCGCAGCCCGAAGGCATGACGGCAGCTCAGCCCGGTCTTCCGGCGTCTAGTCACAGCTGA
- the aste1b gene encoding protein asteroid homolog 1: MGVHGFTTFVEGNRNFLSDVRFRGSRLVVDGSSLYFNLYLKHGLDRQHGGDYDAFASLVHEFLTALEVCGIEPYVLLDGGIDPSNKKFDTLQQRLQSRIKEAENISQGRNGSVLPILTRQVFIEVLIQEGVSLVQCLAEADWDIACLAHQWRCPVLSNDSDFFIFDLPGGYLPLNFFQWTNINGEALHRYIPARCYTTKGLCHFYGGMNPELLPLCAVLTGNDYGTPTEAETLRYLIDKRNGSRKSPSSRIDVLLRWLSSFSSSVEALAEVRRLMRENSGGNRKMEKGGLSSQLQEAMNEYHVTPRSPLTCWFTEYKVPERHWSTLPQCLSAVAIQGCLAPLVVDALVMRRVLLNPQVENSRQQSSHCCARAIRQAIYGILLLEGWQGGPVRSQQLRVQDSFTQRGRGGQVHGEFQFHQQSGGNERFSNDQGAVAAAQQVSGTPICVEEFDRLNLNLKRNQVKPQRLKSHLHVDTLSKVPATHRRKALFEVLRVDPSALTHLPDNMWLPVAVTSFWLQEAVPKPSELQLQALVLGMVYGEIVLIQQSGTVYYEIPVPKRKWFEERRLIGQLDQIRVRSSRHRLDVAGAHSFSQWQACLWSARSLNQLLLLPEVSLLHLFSGTMVHGVLNYLKSGGTVEHMLPEFSFALYSTLLQAVKNCSSKPQPSSGGAGRGRGGERGRRGRGALGQTRGRGRGPRRRGNDGISNRFAALELND, translated from the exons ATGGGCGTCCATGGTTTTACTACCTTTGTGGAAGGAAACCGAAATTTCCTTTCCGATGTCCGATTCAGAGGCAGCCGCCTGGTTGTCGACGGCAGCAGTTTGTATTTCAATCTCTACTTGAAACACGGTTTGGATAGACAACATGGAGGAGACTATGATGCCTTTGCATCCCTTGTGCATGAGTTCCTCACTGCCCTGGAGGTCTGTGGTATTGAGCCGTATGTGCTTCTGGATGGAG GAATTGACCCCAGCAACAAGAAGTTTGACACTTTGCAGCAGCGTCTGCAGTCCAGAATAAAGGAAGCAGAGAATATCTCTCAAGGCCGAAATGGCTCAGTTCTCCCCATCCTTACGAGGCAGGTCTTTATTGAGGTCCTAATTCAGGAGGGGGTCTCCCTGGTCCAGTGTCTTGCTGAGGCTGACTGGGACATTGCCTGTTTGGCACACCAATGGCGGTGCCCAGTTTTGAGCAACgacagtgatttttttatttttgacctGCCAG GTGGATACCTGCCACTCAATTTTTTCCAGTGGACCAATATTAATGGGGAAGCCCTTCACCGCTACATCCCAGCTCGGTGCTACACCACTAAGGGTCTCTGCCATTTTTATGGGGGAATGAATCCAGAGTTACTGCCTCTCTGTGCTGTCCTGACTGGTAATGACTACGGCACTCCAACAGAGGCTGAAACACTTCGCTATTTGATAGATAAGAGAAATGGCAGCCGTAAATCACCCTCTTCCCGTATTGATGTCCTGCTTCGCTGGCTGTCCTCTTTTTCAAGTTCAGTGGAGGCCCTGGCGGAAGTGAGAAGGCTCATGAGAGAAAACAGTGGTGGGAATAGGAAAATGGAGAAAGGTGGGCTGAGTTCACAGCTACAAGAAGCTATGAATGAGTACCACGTCACCCCTCGCAGCCCCTTGACTTGTTGGTTCACTGAATACAAGGTTCCAGAAAGGCATTGGTCAACATTACCCCAATGCTTGTCAGCAGTTGCAATACAAGGGTGTTTGGCTCCCTTAGTGGTTGATGCTTTGGTTATGCGCAGGGTGCTGCTCAATCCACAGGTGGAGAACAGCAGGCAGCAAAGTAGCCATTGTTGCGCCAGAGCTATACGCCAGGCTATATATGGGATATTACTGCTCGAAGGGTGGCAAGGGGGTCCTGTCAGATCGCAGCAATTGAGAGTACAAGACAGTTTTACCCAGAGAGGTAGAGGGGGCCAAGTGCACGGGGAATTTCAATTTCATCAGCAGAGCGGCGGAAATGAAAGATTTAGCAATGATCAAGGCGCCGTTGCAGCCGCCCAGCAAGTCTCCGGCACCCCCATATGCGTGGAGGAGTTTGATCGGCTTAATCTCAACCTGAAGAGAAACCAGGTGAAGCcacagcggttaaaatcacatTTACATGTGGATACCCTCAGCAAG GTCCCAGCGACACATCGTCGTAAAGCCCTTTTTGAAGTCTTACGGGTGGATCCGTCCGCTTTGACTCATCTTCCCGACAACATGTGGCTGCCTGTTGCAGTGACAAGCTTCTGGCTGCAGGAGGCCGTACCAAAGCCTTCAGAGCTTCAGCTCCAGGCCTTGGTCCTGGGAATGGTTTATGGAGAGATAGTTTTGATCCAGCAGTCTGGAACTGTATACTACGAAATTCCTG TCCCAAAGCGTAAGTGGTTTGAAGAGCGCCGTTTGATTGGTCAGCTGGATCAAATACGTGTGAGGTCTTCGAGACATCGCTTGGATGTCGCAGGGGCTCACAGCTTCAGCCAATGGCAGGCCTGCCTCTGGAGCGCACGGTCTCTGAATCAGCTATTGTTGCTGCCAGAAGTCAGCCTCTTACA TTTGTTCAGCGGTACCATGGTGCACGGCGTTCTCAACTACCTAAAAAGCGGCGGAACAGTAGAACATATGCTGCCAGAGTTTTCTTTTGCCCTTTACTCCACCCTGCTCCAGGCCGTGAAGAACTGCAGCTCCAAGCCTCAGCCTTCTTCAGGGGGGGCAGGGAGGGGGCGAGGCGGTGAGcggggaagaagaggaagaggagcgctGGGACAAacgagagggagagggagaggacCAAGAAGGAGAGGGAATGACGGGATAAGCAACCGCTTTGCTGCTTTAGAGCTCAATGATTAA
- the si:ch73-345f18.3 gene encoding uncharacterized protein si:ch73-345f18.3 isoform X1, which translates to MCCCTCFYVPLIMLLSEISCHYLGQVSLAKEIGLSKASFKKTKTDLHYQRQPLLQPCPPQLNGAESARLTRPANSDVQQTGRLVMRRLCVPELDLRFSDVAETFNELQERYESMVRHIRNLQKNCGCTRDDDLTISECVGKISEEHRDKYKVTLRMKGYDFSLSVGPVESDGADNENSVPPALRIAQEELKYASENTKAAISKGTTLQELIGWLLRSKVKIAEQVKTVAETYQEQGRLNENLEKNMKEVRRAKELSVKYKQHAGEVLTEAAQIAGVPL; encoded by the exons ATGTGTTGTTGTACATGCTTTTATGTTCCTTTAATAATGTTATTGTCTGAAATTTCATGCCACTATCTTGGTCAAGTCTCTCTTGCAAAAGAGATCGGGTTAAGTAaagcttcatttaaaaaaacaaaaactgatttGCATTATCAGAGGCAGCCTCTCCTGCAGCCCTGTCCACCTCAACTAAATGGAGCTGAATCTGCTAGGCTAACACGACCAGCAAACAGCg ATGTGCAGCAGACAGGCAGACTAGTGATGAGGCGGTTATGCGTGCCAGAGCTGGATTTGAGGTTTTCCGATGTGGCCGAGACCTTCAATGAGCTGCAAGAACGATATGAGTCCATGGTTCGACACATCAGAAACCTGCAAAAGAATTGTGGCTGTACACGTGATGATGATCTGACTATATCCGAATGCGTGGGCAAGATCAGTGAAGAACACA GAGACAAATACAAGGTCACACTAAGGATGAAGGGCTACGACTTCTCCCTCTCTGTGGGTCCCGTGGAGTCAGACGGAGCAGATAATGAGAATTCAGTTCCTCCCGCTCTGCGAATAGCTCAAGAAGAGCTGAAGTACGCTTCTGAGAACACCAAGGCCGCCATATCCAAAGGTACCACTCTTCAAGAGCTGATTGGCTGGCTACTTCGGAGCAAGGTTAAAATTGCCGAACAGGTGAAGACGGTCGCGGAGACTTACCAGGAGCAAGGAAGACTAAATGAGAATCTGGAAAAGAACATGAAAGAAGTGAGAAGGGCAAAAGAGTTGTCAGTGAAATACAAACAACACGCTGGAGAGGTCCTCACCGAGGCAGCTCAGATAGCAGGTGTTCCTCTGTAG
- the si:ch73-345f18.3 gene encoding uncharacterized protein si:ch73-345f18.3 isoform X2, whose protein sequence is MLRCLCTCCFLEENFDNERQPLLQPCPPQLNGAESARLTRPANSDVQQTGRLVMRRLCVPELDLRFSDVAETFNELQERYESMVRHIRNLQKNCGCTRDDDLTISECVGKISEEHRDKYKVTLRMKGYDFSLSVGPVESDGADNENSVPPALRIAQEELKYASENTKAAISKGTTLQELIGWLLRSKVKIAEQVKTVAETYQEQGRLNENLEKNMKEVRRAKELSVKYKQHAGEVLTEAAQIAGVPL, encoded by the exons ATGCTCCGTTGCCTCTGCACTTGCTGTTTCCTGGAAGAAAACTTCGACAACGAG AGGCAGCCTCTCCTGCAGCCCTGTCCACCTCAACTAAATGGAGCTGAATCTGCTAGGCTAACACGACCAGCAAACAGCg ATGTGCAGCAGACAGGCAGACTAGTGATGAGGCGGTTATGCGTGCCAGAGCTGGATTTGAGGTTTTCCGATGTGGCCGAGACCTTCAATGAGCTGCAAGAACGATATGAGTCCATGGTTCGACACATCAGAAACCTGCAAAAGAATTGTGGCTGTACACGTGATGATGATCTGACTATATCCGAATGCGTGGGCAAGATCAGTGAAGAACACA GAGACAAATACAAGGTCACACTAAGGATGAAGGGCTACGACTTCTCCCTCTCTGTGGGTCCCGTGGAGTCAGACGGAGCAGATAATGAGAATTCAGTTCCTCCCGCTCTGCGAATAGCTCAAGAAGAGCTGAAGTACGCTTCTGAGAACACCAAGGCCGCCATATCCAAAGGTACCACTCTTCAAGAGCTGATTGGCTGGCTACTTCGGAGCAAGGTTAAAATTGCCGAACAGGTGAAGACGGTCGCGGAGACTTACCAGGAGCAAGGAAGACTAAATGAGAATCTGGAAAAGAACATGAAAGAAGTGAGAAGGGCAAAAGAGTTGTCAGTGAAATACAAACAACACGCTGGAGAGGTCCTCACCGAGGCAGCTCAGATAGCAGGTGTTCCTCTGTAG